Proteins encoded by one window of Octopus sinensis unplaced genomic scaffold, ASM634580v1 Contig12402, whole genome shotgun sequence:
- the LOC115229293 gene encoding uncharacterized protein LOC115229293: MFKIGSSPKVFADPWVRIIRLLLANTRLSVRTEGATSRSFKTTTGTPQGDSLSPLLFTIYLESALRDLRKCYTGDIEEASYADDVDFVSRDVTALQHLLENAPMELGKWVLSVNVNKTEITEIKREDDTTHERWRHTNKLGSLLGDAEDVLRRKTLANSAMAKLKKGWLRAKGLGVGIRCKLYNAFVKPILLYNAGTLDVPSTIY, translated from the coding sequence atgttcaaaattggcTCTTCTCCAAAAGTATTTGCCGACCCCTGGGTTAGGATAATCAGACTACTACTTGCGAACACAAGACTATCTGTGAGGACAGAAGGAGCAACTTCCCGCAGTTTCAAAACAACGACTGGGACACCCCAGGGTGACTCCCTCTCCCCCCTACTATTCACCATCTACCTTGAATCTGCACTCCGCGACCTCCGTAAATGCTATACGGGAGACATAGAAGAGGCATCCTATGCCGATGATGTGGATTTCGTATCACGGGACGTGACCGCACTCCAACACCTACTAGAAAATGCACCTATGGAGCTTGGGAAATGGGTCCTCAGCGTAAATGTGAACAAAACTGAGATTACGGAAATCAAAAGAGAAGATGATACTACCcatgaaagatggagacacactAATAAGCTTGGATCCCTACTGGGAGACGCTGAAGATGTACTAAGGAGGAAAACACTGGCGAATTCGGCAATGGCGAAACTGAAGAAAGGATGGCTAAGAGCCAAAGGACTTGGAGTTGGCATCAGATGCAAGCTCTACAACGCGTTTGTGAAACCGATCCTGCTGTACAACGCTGGGACATTGGATGTTCCTTCAACGATCTACTGA
- the LOC115229294 gene encoding V-type proton ATPase catalytic subunit A-like — translation MRRTLLVANTSNMPVAAREASIYTGITLAEYFRDMGYNVAMMADSTSRWAEALREISGRLAEMPADSGYPAYLASRLASFYERADPVTTATLGIVQVFWGLDKPLAQRKHFPAINWLNSYSKYILILDDFYDANHPDFIPLRNKTKMILQNEEDLTEVVQLVGKSSLAESDKVTIEIAKIIKEDFLQQNSYSQYDRYCPFYKTVAMLRNIILLYDLASKAVTTHKLTWNTIRHSLNQHHILVDISNSKFYNPSEMTQQHITQQFDLLEQRIHDCFNHMDY, via the exons ATGCGCAGAACCCTCTTAGTGGCCAACACCTCCAACATGCCCGTGGCCGCCAGAGAGGCCTCCATTTATACAGGAATAACACTCGCCGAGTACTTCCGGGATATGGGGTACAACGTCGCTATGATGGCCGACTCCACTTCTCGCTGGGCCGAGGCACTCAGGGAAATCTCCGGACGCCTCGCCGAGATGCCTGCCGACTCGGGCTACCCCGCCTACCTCGCCTCCAGACTCGCCTCCTTCTACGAGCGGGCAG ATCCCGTCACCACCGCCACACTCGGCATTGTCCAGGTCTTTTGGGGGCTCGACAAGCCTTTGGCCCAACGCAAACACTTCCCTGCCATCAATTGGCTTAACAGTTACAGCAAATATATTCTCATCCTCGACGACTTTTACGACGCCAACCACCCTGACTTTATTCCTCTCAGAAACAAGACTAAAATGATTCTCCAGAATGAGGAGGACTTGACTGAGGTCGTCCAATTAGTCGGCAAGAGTTCCCTCGCTGAGTCCGACAAGGTCACCATCGAGATTGCCAAGATTATCAAAGAGGACTTTCTACAGCAGAATAGTTACTCACAATACGACAGGTATTGCCCTTTCTACAAAACTGTCGCCATGCTCCGCAACATCATTCTTTTGTACGATTTGGCCTCCAAGGCCGTCACTACTCACAAACTCACCTGGAACACCATCCGCCATTCTCTCAACCAACATCACATTCTTGTCGACATTTCCAACTCCAAGTTCTACAATCCTTCCGAGATGACTCAACAACACATTACTCAACAATTCGACCTTCTCGAACAGAGGATTCACGACTGTTTTAATCACATGGACTATTAA